One window of the Anaeromyxobacter dehalogenans 2CP-C genome contains the following:
- a CDS encoding response regulator: MPKTLLLADDSITIQKVVGITFANEDVQVVAVDNGEDALAKARELRPAVILADVVMPRRNGYELCEAVKSDPALRGIPVLLLAGTFEAFDEARARGAHADGHVSKPFESQTLINKVRELLGEPPVAAPSPYRGAGAAPQPAAQAPVPSQRAPLAPPPGARPPAPAAPGARPLSAVPAGAGRPLAPGPGMPPPGARPPGAGFSPGARPAMPEMRPGMPPGARPGMPGAPAGFRPGAAPPPGARPPAPGMPPGARPGMPGMAGMPPGARPPGAAMPHPGARPPPGARPGMAGAPAGFRPGPGVPPPGARPAPTPIPQPAAPAARRDPFGFGVQGPQVGPGGPQRAVNAPPPAPAPETDWSDLDLGGEPAAARPAPALELDAPRAAPVELPGAPDEAPELAPMHAFVPPAASTGHAPAPAAAAADGGEAALREAIGKASREVIERVVWEVVPELAETIIRENLDRLVKQRQG, translated from the coding sequence GGCATCACCTTCGCGAACGAGGACGTACAGGTCGTCGCGGTGGACAACGGGGAGGACGCGCTCGCGAAGGCGCGCGAGCTCCGCCCCGCGGTCATCCTGGCCGACGTGGTGATGCCGCGGCGCAACGGCTACGAGCTGTGCGAGGCGGTGAAGTCCGATCCGGCGCTGCGCGGCATCCCGGTGCTGCTGCTCGCCGGGACGTTCGAGGCGTTCGACGAGGCCCGCGCCCGCGGCGCGCACGCCGACGGCCACGTCTCCAAGCCCTTCGAGAGCCAGACGCTCATCAACAAGGTCCGCGAGCTCCTCGGCGAGCCGCCCGTGGCCGCGCCCTCGCCGTACCGCGGGGCCGGCGCCGCGCCGCAGCCGGCCGCGCAGGCCCCGGTGCCCTCGCAGCGCGCCCCGCTGGCGCCGCCCCCCGGTGCGCGCCCGCCCGCCCCCGCGGCGCCCGGCGCCCGCCCGCTCTCCGCCGTCCCGGCCGGCGCGGGCCGCCCGCTCGCGCCCGGCCCCGGGATGCCGCCCCCCGGCGCGCGCCCGCCCGGCGCTGGCTTTTCGCCCGGCGCCCGCCCGGCGATGCCCGAGATGCGGCCCGGCATGCCACCCGGCGCCCGCCCCGGCATGCCCGGCGCGCCCGCCGGCTTCCGCCCCGGCGCGGCGCCGCCGCCCGGCGCGCGTCCGCCCGCCCCCGGGATGCCTCCCGGCGCCCGCCCGGGCATGCCCGGCATGGCGGGTATGCCGCCCGGTGCGCGTCCGCCCGGCGCCGCGATGCCGCACCCCGGCGCCCGTCCGCCCCCCGGCGCCCGCCCGGGCATGGCCGGCGCACCGGCGGGCTTCCGCCCCGGCCCCGGCGTGCCGCCTCCCGGCGCCCGCCCGGCGCCCACGCCCATCCCGCAGCCGGCCGCCCCCGCCGCCCGCCGCGATCCGTTCGGCTTCGGCGTGCAGGGCCCGCAGGTCGGGCCCGGCGGCCCGCAGCGCGCCGTGAACGCGCCGCCGCCGGCGCCCGCCCCCGAGACCGACTGGAGCGACCTCGACCTCGGCGGCGAGCCCGCCGCCGCGAGGCCGGCGCCCGCGCTCGAGCTGGACGCCCCGCGCGCCGCGCCCGTGGAGCTGCCCGGCGCGCCGGACGAGGCGCCGGAGCTCGCGCCCATGCACGCGTTCGTACCCCCCGCCGCCTCCACCGGCCACGCGCCGGCGCCGGCGGCCGCCGCGGCGGACGGCGGGGAGGCGGCGCTGCGCGAGGCCATCGGCAAGGCGTCGCGCGAGGTCATCGAGCGGGTGGTCTGGGAGGTGGTCCCCGAGCTCGCGGAGACGATCATCCGCGAGAACCTCGACCGCCTCGTCAAGCAGCGCCAGGGCTGA